A window of the Haloarcula litorea genome harbors these coding sequences:
- a CDS encoding alkaline phosphatase family protein has translation MGLFDRLKGDDAPRVAFFGIDGVPYSLIDEHPDVFPNLTELKKEGAGGPIDSIVPPESSACWPALTTGVNPGETGVYGFQDREVGSYDTYVPMGRDVQATRLWDRVTDEGRDATVLNVPVTFPPQRNVQRMVSGFLSPGVDKAAYPDELRDRLESTDYRIDVNAKLGHDEDKSDFVEDAHETLEKRYETFAHYVEEDDWDLFFGVFMTTDRVNHFLFKHYEEDGEYQEEFFEFYRTVDEYLGKLREKLADDVTMVVASDHGFTSLDHEVHFNEWLERQGWLEYEDDDHSELGDISADTRAYSLIPGRFYINTEGREPKGAVPEDEHEAVRTELKEKLEALEGPNGRKVADRVVTKEDAFRGDHDDIAPDLVVIPNHGFDLKAGFKGSDEVFDVGPRNGMHSFDNATLLVDDADTRIDDADLYDIAPTILDLLDHDYDRTEFDGSSLA, from the coding sequence ATGGGACTATTCGACCGTCTGAAAGGTGACGACGCGCCCCGCGTCGCCTTCTTCGGCATCGACGGTGTGCCGTACAGCCTCATCGACGAGCATCCCGACGTGTTCCCCAACCTCACCGAGCTCAAGAAGGAGGGTGCCGGTGGCCCCATCGACAGCATCGTCCCGCCGGAGTCGTCGGCCTGCTGGCCCGCCCTGACCACCGGCGTCAACCCCGGCGAGACGGGCGTCTACGGCTTCCAGGACCGGGAGGTCGGCTCCTACGATACCTACGTCCCGATGGGGCGGGACGTGCAGGCGACCCGCCTCTGGGACCGCGTGACAGACGAGGGACGGGACGCCACCGTCCTGAACGTCCCCGTCACGTTCCCGCCCCAGCGCAACGTCCAGCGGATGGTCTCCGGGTTCCTCTCGCCCGGCGTCGACAAGGCCGCCTACCCCGACGAACTCCGCGACCGCCTCGAATCGACCGACTACCGCATCGACGTCAACGCCAAGCTCGGCCACGACGAGGACAAGTCCGACTTCGTCGAGGACGCCCACGAGACCTTAGAGAAGCGCTACGAGACGTTCGCCCACTACGTCGAGGAGGACGACTGGGACCTCTTCTTCGGCGTCTTCATGACCACCGATCGGGTCAACCACTTCCTGTTCAAACACTACGAGGAGGACGGCGAGTACCAGGAGGAGTTCTTCGAGTTCTACCGCACGGTCGACGAGTACCTCGGGAAGCTCCGGGAGAAACTGGCCGACGACGTGACGATGGTCGTCGCCTCCGACCACGGCTTCACCTCGCTGGACCACGAGGTCCACTTCAACGAGTGGCTCGAACGGCAGGGGTGGCTCGAGTACGAGGACGACGACCACTCGGAACTGGGCGACATCAGCGCGGACACGCGGGCCTACTCGCTCATCCCGGGCCGCTTCTACATCAACACGGAGGGCCGCGAGCCGAAGGGTGCCGTCCCCGAGGACGAACACGAGGCCGTCCGGACAGAACTCAAGGAGAAACTCGAAGCCCTGGAGGGTCCCAACGGCCGGAAGGTCGCCGACCGCGTCGTCACGAAGGAGGACGCCTTCCGGGGCGACCACGACGACATCGCGCCGGACCTGGTGGTCATCCCGAACCACGGGTTCGACCTCAAGGCCGGCTTCAAGGGCAGTGACGAGGTGTTCGACGTCGGGCCGCGCAACGGGATGCACTCGTTCGACAACGCGACGCTGCTGGTCGACGACGCTGACACCCGCATCGACGACGCCGACCTCTACGACATCGCGCCGACGATCCTCGACCTCCTGGACCACGACTACGACCGCACCGAGTTCGACGGGTCGAGCCTGGCCTGA
- a CDS encoding MarR family transcriptional regulator has product MSASDVQRAEHDDGEPGGWDAVRDLPPSAKLVAKVLDYNDALTQSQLAEETMLPPRTVRYALNRLEDVGAVDSRFSFADARKRIYTLALE; this is encoded by the coding sequence ATGAGTGCATCCGACGTCCAGCGGGCCGAGCACGACGACGGGGAGCCCGGCGGCTGGGACGCCGTCCGTGACCTGCCGCCGAGCGCGAAGCTCGTCGCGAAAGTGCTCGACTACAACGACGCACTGACTCAGAGCCAGCTCGCCGAGGAGACGATGCTCCCGCCCCGGACGGTCCGGTACGCGCTGAACCGGCTGGAAGACGTCGGGGCGGTCGACTCCCGCTTTTCCTTCGCCGACGCGCGCAAGCGGATCTACACGCTCGCACTGGAGTAG
- a CDS encoding PadR family transcriptional regulator has product MSEAQSVTGSPGIAKDLTAFQQNILVILAEEPRYGLAIKRELESYYDDEVNHGRLYPNLDDLVEMGLVEKSELDKRTNQYSLTDDGKEAVLDQLGWEFSKFVTGEDRADELRDLVDDKA; this is encoded by the coding sequence ATGTCAGAGGCACAATCCGTCACGGGCAGCCCGGGCATCGCGAAGGACCTGACCGCGTTCCAGCAGAACATCCTCGTCATCCTCGCCGAGGAACCCCGCTACGGCCTCGCGATCAAGCGCGAACTCGAGTCGTACTACGACGACGAGGTCAACCACGGTCGACTCTACCCCAACCTCGACGACCTGGTCGAGATGGGACTGGTCGAGAAGAGCGAACTCGACAAGCGAACCAACCAGTACTCGCTGACCGACGACGGCAAGGAGGCCGTCCTCGACCAGCTGGGCTGGGAGTTCTCGAAGTTCGTCACCGGTGAGGACCGCGCCGACGAACTGCGCGACCTCGTCGACGACAAGGCGTAA
- a CDS encoding tubulin/FtsZ family protein: MKVVLIGVGQAGGKITQSLAKFDYEMGFEAVRGALAVNTARPDLQELDIDTVLIGQDRVKGHGVGGDNELGAEIMQENATEILDELDGRITTEAEAVVVVAGLGGGTGSGGAPMLARELKRIHEKPVYVLGVLPGKDEGGLYQANAGRSLKTAAREADSLLLVDNDAWRGSGDSVAAGYERINDAISQRVGLLLASGEAVDGVGESVVDSSEIINTLRGGGISSIGYASAQASEDPGENVNTITSVTRNALLTSMSLPNAVEAESALLVIAGDPERISRKGVERARRWVEDETGSMEVRGGDFPLGSDKLAALVVLSGVERSARVDQFMERANEAAKSQGGTTDPDEFTNDDLDNLL, encoded by the coding sequence ATGAAAGTCGTCCTGATTGGGGTCGGACAGGCGGGCGGCAAGATCACGCAGTCGCTCGCCAAGTTCGACTACGAGATGGGGTTCGAGGCGGTCAGGGGAGCCCTCGCCGTCAACACCGCCCGGCCCGACCTCCAAGAGCTCGACATCGACACGGTCCTCATCGGCCAGGACCGGGTGAAAGGCCACGGCGTCGGCGGGGACAACGAACTCGGGGCCGAGATCATGCAGGAGAACGCCACCGAGATCCTCGACGAACTCGACGGCCGCATCACCACCGAGGCGGAGGCCGTCGTCGTCGTGGCGGGGCTGGGCGGCGGCACCGGCTCCGGCGGCGCGCCGATGCTGGCACGCGAGCTCAAGCGCATCCACGAGAAGCCCGTCTACGTCCTCGGCGTCCTCCCCGGGAAAGACGAGGGCGGGCTCTACCAGGCCAACGCCGGTCGCTCGCTCAAGACCGCCGCTCGCGAGGCCGACTCCCTCCTGCTCGTCGACAACGACGCCTGGCGAGGCTCCGGCGACAGCGTCGCCGCCGGCTACGAGCGCATCAACGACGCCATCTCACAGCGCGTCGGGCTGCTGCTGGCCTCCGGCGAGGCCGTCGACGGCGTCGGCGAGAGCGTCGTCGACTCCTCGGAGATCATCAACACCCTACGTGGCGGCGGCATCTCCTCGATCGGCTACGCCAGCGCACAGGCCAGCGAGGACCCCGGCGAGAACGTCAACACCATCACCAGCGTCACCCGCAACGCCCTCCTGACGAGCATGAGCCTCCCCAACGCCGTCGAGGCCGAGTCCGCGCTCCTCGTGATCGCCGGCGACCCCGAACGCATCTCCCGGAAGGGCGTCGAGCGCGCCCGCCGCTGGGTCGAGGACGAGACCGGCAGCATGGAGGTCCGGGGCGGGGACTTCCCGCTCGGGTCGGACAAGCTCGCGGCGCTCGTGGTCCTCTCGGGCGTCGAGCGCTCCGCGCGCGTCGACCAGTTCATGGAGCGCGCCAACGAGGCCGCCAAGTCCCAGGGCGGCACCACCGACCCCGACGAGTTCACCAACGACGACCTGGACAACCTTCTGTAG
- a CDS encoding type II toxin-antitoxin system RatA family toxin, whose amino-acid sequence MDEVEVRTVVYAPPEEMYEFLLDFPGYARYSEYIERVRQDGDGAPGTHYDLVFSWWKLTYTARSQVTGVDPPDRIDWRIVKDIDAAGYWRVDEVPEQAPEGVETASRVVLHIEFDPSSASSDAVDLPRLVSLDWVVEKVKPLVEKEATNIVERVVRDIEGQRRDVDLEITTTPDSV is encoded by the coding sequence GTGGACGAAGTCGAGGTCAGGACGGTGGTGTACGCGCCCCCCGAGGAGATGTACGAGTTCCTGCTGGACTTCCCGGGGTACGCCCGCTACTCGGAGTACATCGAGCGGGTGCGACAGGACGGCGACGGCGCTCCGGGGACCCACTACGACCTCGTCTTCTCCTGGTGGAAACTCACCTACACCGCCCGGTCGCAGGTGACCGGCGTCGATCCGCCCGACCGCATCGACTGGCGGATCGTCAAGGACATCGACGCGGCGGGGTACTGGCGCGTCGACGAGGTGCCCGAACAGGCACCCGAGGGGGTCGAGACCGCCTCGCGGGTCGTCCTCCACATCGAGTTCGACCCCTCGTCGGCGTCGTCGGACGCCGTCGACCTCCCGCGACTCGTCTCGCTGGACTGGGTCGTCGAGAAGGTCAAACCGCTCGTCGAGAAGGAGGCGACGAACATCGTCGAACGGGTCGTCCGGGACATCGAGGGGCAGCGTCGCGACGTCGACCTCGAGATAACGACGACGCCGGACTCCGTCTGA
- a CDS encoding inorganic diphosphatase yields MANLWEDLETGPNPPEEIYAVVECLKGERNKYEYDKDIPGVVLDRVLHSNVHYPSDYGFIPQSYYDDEDPFDVLVLVEDQTFPGCVIEARPVALMKMDDDGEQDDKVIAVPSEDPRYDHIEDLEDIPQQQLDEIDEFFATYKNLEEGKEVETLGWEDKAAAKDAIEHAQDLYDEKFA; encoded by the coding sequence ATGGCGAACCTCTGGGAAGACCTCGAGACAGGACCGAACCCGCCCGAAGAGATCTACGCCGTCGTCGAGTGCCTCAAGGGCGAGCGCAACAAGTACGAGTACGACAAGGACATCCCCGGCGTGGTCCTCGACCGGGTGCTGCACTCCAACGTCCACTACCCCTCGGACTACGGGTTCATCCCGCAGTCGTACTACGACGACGAGGACCCCTTCGACGTGCTCGTGCTCGTCGAGGACCAGACGTTCCCCGGCTGTGTCATCGAGGCCCGTCCCGTCGCGCTGATGAAGATGGACGACGACGGCGAGCAGGACGACAAGGTCATCGCCGTCCCCTCGGAGGACCCCCGGTACGACCACATCGAGGACCTGGAAGACATCCCCCAGCAGCAACTCGACGAGATCGACGAGTTCTTCGCGACCTACAAGAACCTCGAGGAGGGCAAGGAAGTCGAGACGCTGGGCTGGGAGGACAAGGCGGCGGCGAAGGACGCGATCGAGCACGCCCAGGACCTCTACGACGAGAAGTTCGCGTAA
- a CDS encoding DUF7108 family protein, which produces MTDLPAETVTEVERLTRLAREAVDEGAAAAYREERASLLADHGYTARIREGDTGDVLVCYPTDWVEDGVVRPDRIDDTDRGVEVRLSGPGDPDEWDEVEERNRAVAERVAAEHGDPHGTTAHALADFMGNHYGKPIAEATEDELAEFREEYFPRNAWPTERQQALLEESVQLTVEEAGSRFPG; this is translated from the coding sequence ATGACTGACCTGCCAGCCGAGACGGTCACGGAGGTCGAACGGCTCACCAGACTCGCGCGCGAGGCCGTCGACGAGGGCGCGGCGGCGGCCTACCGCGAGGAGCGGGCGAGCCTGCTCGCCGACCACGGCTACACCGCCCGCATCCGCGAGGGGGACACCGGCGACGTGCTGGTCTGCTACCCGACGGACTGGGTCGAGGACGGCGTGGTCCGGCCCGACCGCATCGACGACACCGACCGCGGCGTCGAGGTCCGACTCTCCGGCCCCGGCGACCCCGACGAGTGGGACGAGGTGGAGGAGCGCAACCGTGCGGTCGCCGAGCGAGTCGCCGCGGAACACGGTGACCCCCACGGTACCACGGCGCACGCCCTGGCGGACTTTATGGGGAACCACTACGGGAAGCCGATCGCGGAGGCGACCGAGGACGAGCTCGCGGAGTTCCGCGAGGAGTACTTCCCGCGCAACGCCTGGCCCACGGAGAGACAGCAGGCGCTGCTCGAGGAGTCGGTGCAGTTGACGGTCGAAGAAGCCGGGAGCCGCTTCCCGGGATAG
- the rnhA gene encoding ribonuclease HI, whose product MPVIECDESEARDRLQAAGVTVEPGNTDHERWRAEHGGGTAVAYEGKVVVQGPETARLEALLRGEKGGRVHAYFDGASRGNPGPAAVGYVLVDDSGIVTEGGETIGRATNNQAEYDALVTVLEVAADHGFDEIHVRGDSELIVKQVRGEWDTNDPDLREKRVRVRELLTGFDEWQIEHVPREINDRADELANDALDD is encoded by the coding sequence ATGCCAGTCATCGAGTGCGACGAGAGCGAGGCCCGGGATCGCCTGCAGGCGGCCGGTGTGACGGTCGAGCCGGGGAACACGGACCACGAACGCTGGCGCGCCGAGCACGGGGGCGGGACGGCTGTCGCCTACGAGGGAAAGGTCGTGGTCCAGGGTCCGGAGACGGCGCGGCTCGAGGCGCTGCTCCGCGGTGAGAAGGGGGGCCGGGTCCACGCGTACTTCGACGGCGCGTCCCGGGGCAACCCCGGGCCGGCCGCGGTCGGCTACGTCCTGGTCGACGACAGCGGCATCGTCACCGAGGGCGGCGAGACCATCGGCCGCGCGACGAACAACCAGGCCGAGTACGACGCGCTCGTCACGGTGCTGGAGGTGGCCGCCGACCACGGCTTCGACGAGATCCACGTCCGTGGCGACTCGGAGCTCATCGTCAAGCAGGTCCGCGGGGAGTGGGACACCAACGATCCCGACCTCCGCGAGAAGCGAGTCCGGGTCCGGGAACTCCTGACGGGGTTCGACGAGTGGCAGATCGAGCACGTTCCGCGGGAGATAAACGACCGCGCCGACGAGTTGGCCAACGACGCACTCGATGACTGA
- a CDS encoding halocyanin domain-containing protein — translation MTEGSPDVSRRAFMRTAAGATAVSAAAGTATAQEGNNSSSGGGGGGGGGGGGGTPDFDGFLDPVTNFDGTVVDATGQDTATVEVGVQQGGGAYGFGPPAIHVDNGATVQFEWTGEGGSHNVVSQGEGPLDSGSAVASSGVNYEYTFEEDGIYPYYCAPHQGLNMKGAVVVGTDYPTTGGGGGGGSEGAPEVPGSAKTLGVATSFVMVATLGLAYFFMRYGGNYETPDVE, via the coding sequence ATGACAGAGGGTAGTCCGGACGTGTCACGCCGGGCCTTCATGCGGACCGCCGCGGGGGCCACGGCAGTCTCGGCCGCAGCGGGCACCGCGACCGCACAGGAAGGGAACAACAGTAGCAGCGGCGGCGGTGGCGGCGGTGGCGGCGGTGGCGGCGGTGGCACCCCGGACTTCGACGGGTTCCTCGACCCGGTCACGAACTTCGACGGGACCGTCGTCGACGCGACCGGTCAGGACACGGCGACCGTCGAAGTCGGCGTCCAGCAAGGCGGCGGTGCCTACGGGTTCGGCCCGCCGGCCATCCACGTCGACAACGGCGCGACCGTCCAGTTCGAGTGGACCGGCGAGGGCGGCAGCCACAACGTCGTCTCGCAGGGCGAGGGACCGTTAGACTCGGGCAGCGCCGTCGCCAGTTCCGGCGTCAACTACGAGTACACGTTCGAAGAGGACGGCATCTACCCCTACTACTGCGCCCCCCACCAGGGCCTCAACATGAAGGGTGCCGTCGTCGTCGGCACCGACTACCCGACGACCGGTGGCGGCGGCGGTGGCGGGTCCGAGGGGGCTCCGGAAGTCCCCGGCAGCGCGAAGACGCTCGGCGTCGCGACCTCGTTCGTGATGGTCGCGACGCTGGGACTGGCGTACTTCTTCATGCGCTACGGCGGCAACTACGAGACGCCCGACGTCGAGTAG